Proteins from a single region of Neodiprion virginianus isolate iyNeoVirg1 chromosome 4, iyNeoVirg1.1, whole genome shotgun sequence:
- the LOC124302308 gene encoding sorting nexin-30-like: protein MMTSSETDIDALDEKTMEDSAVLQVSSMAAGGLVKQESRDTDNYSTSIEGSVVASPSIDSFSTLPEQEISDFPIDSRDLQVKVDNPQKHLETLETFITFRVTTRTSRPEFEETEYVVRRRYNDFIWLRQKLVDTYPTHIIPPMPGKHTLLAQLDRYSKEFIMARMKLLHGFLNRVVNHPILSSEKSLYIFLTAKPAEFSIHRKSRSNVLVKMTDSLQNMANMYTMKQRHLEFEQVRDYCVALADKLSTIDKISHRIQKERQEYLLELHQLHPIFTLWATSEPELNPILTAIAKAIENNAVAHQVVLDSFPSDMREYLAYIDAVRDTLVRRDSMQIEYEMTVDDLAKKRQEKDQLTGVGASSSNSPGWGGSLWKGESRDEKLEKIGQSIPRLGKKVELLQDRVECANENLRSDLERWNKEKRSDLKTMLISMADQQILHYQHCMNAWEEVLSGLKLDNGTEINLGPSIKVPA from the exons atgatgaCATCTTCGGAAACAGACATTGATGCGCTCGATGAAAAAACTATGGAAGATTCGGCCGTTCTTCAAGTCAGTTCGATGGCTGCAGGAGGTTTGGTGAAACAAGAAAGTCGCGACACAGACAATTACAGTACTTCGATCGAAGGATCTGTG gTAGCATCTCCATCCATCGATAGTTTTTCAACTTTACCAGAACAAGAAATATCAGATTTCCCCATTGACTCTCGGGATCTACAGGTGAAAGTAGATAATCCTCAAAAGCATCTTGAAACCTTGGAGACATTCATCACATTCCGCGTTACAACAAGG ACGTCACGTCCTGAATTTGAAGAAACTGAGTATGTCGTGCGCCGTCGTTACAATGATTTCATTTGGTTACGTCAGAAACTTGTCGACACCTACCCAACACACATTATACCT CCAATGCCGGGTAAACACACGCTGTTGGCACAGCTAGATCGTTACTCAAAGGAATTTATAATGGCTCGAATGAAACTTTTACACGGATTTCTAAACCGTGTAGTGAACCATCCAATTCTAAGCTctgaaaaaagtttatacatttttctgaCTGCTAAACCAGCT GAATTCTCTATCCATCGAAAATCCCGCAGTAATGTTCTCGTAAAAATGACCGATTCCCTGCAAAATATGGCTAATATGTACACAATGAAACAGCGGCATCTTGAATTTGAACAGGTGCGAGATTATTGCGTGGCATTGGCTGATAAACTATCAACTATAGACAAAATTAGCCACCGAATTCAGAAAGAAAGACAAG AATATCTGTTGGAGTTACATCAGTTACATCCAATATTTACCCTATGGGCGACATCTGAACCAGAGCTAAATCCAATTTTAACTGCAATTGCTAAagcaattgaaaataatgcaGTTGCTCATCAGGTTGTGCTTGACTCATTCCCAAGCGATATGCGAGAATACTTGGCCTACATAGATGCTGTACGGGATACTTTAGTTCGGCGTGATTCAATGCAAATTGAGTACGAAATGACTGTAGATGATTTGGCTAAAAAACGCCAAGAAAAAGATCAG TTGACAGGTGTTGGAGCTAGTTCCAGTAATTCACCTGGTTGGGGTGGTTCATTATGGAAAGGTGAATCTCGAGATGAAAAGCTAGAAAAAATTGGACAGTCCATTCCTAGGCTTGGAAAAAAAGTGGAACTCCTGCAAGACCGTGTAGAATGTGCTAATGAAAATTTACGTAGTGATCTGGAACGTTGGAATAAAGAAAAGCGTTCGGATTTGAAAACTATGCTCATATCAATGGCGGATCAACAGATTTTGCATTATCAACATTGCATGAATGCCTGGGAAGAGGTGCTGTCAGGTTTAAAACTTGATAACGGAACAGAAATTAATTTGGGCCCTTCTATTAAGGTTCCTGCTTAA
- the LOC124302307 gene encoding uncharacterized protein LOC124302307 isoform X2, whose product MADTSSSHTTSDYCNECFSDISSENSWLECAVVGQKPCSLHRRSKKNILQKLFNREIRGCLSAHSYASEEKLFMSIPSWRHLSLTHVFPKSALAAGHIVMGLTQCGQFILTYTYNIEVVGYGSSYKYLLHWWSFIPNHFARKVAEVTLFGNYTIHRDLNIVISQWPTERNKLVVHGVCIDSMRLQPTDRAYLTITTVPSLQNCKDCLKVAASYEEEDLGSNWDGCMRCSCLLHGLTVHTTYEVISPYPRFRAAVCLKYWNHVVVNTGNFLHVLRVDLYTAKSKFQKNSERNDSVVVDTVPLDASDVEELDESKTECSDSSEEKIGMLDNITVDQFSKCESTIGSPFTDDINRYEEQYCSEIRVNTSSSNQSDCICDIIRPSVNISGKGCECLNGNECKCESNSSTSRSELAISVRDKILQDFCEDMSQELNIGSDLITLVKHPSCSPMSPPQRLPSDHRHLTWSSAMLNPPSDILRTRNSDSSHKLPRTQRPSSPQPSVSQDSSSVSITSLNSPLHTLSISPTSSCSSRLMSSPTTRWFRHLSPRKRTNLQSPPPILPPTPPRPRPTHKLTLEAEKAYEFTDEAHETCEKLSSFRKRRLADKKYEFCDEAEDAENIVPFKHLRDQSKHRTCSIHQLTSPVTSPVLPNTRRRRIDSDHSDVSEFNSIQDITSLSDFQSIETAEKYVLRPLNQNQLSYSAAHRDKTNKICANVSPLVPKVTFQYPTVKCTAHFKRSYIELDDEMVSVITDVEDDETGGYVSYQCVLPMNVHGSGYTQMQMINNSKAEKMPVPHVLVNQLSFDIETFSHHIADWLCTRFGKRYWHCSDYDIEIIDVCALSGDVICLLIMKIEASELSSQSQCYQERKQYEVGCKFTWNIDSNQYRITNVLPLIETKSKLHKRYIWNPTKLMASQMREKMQQPYAHTVRFLQNVMAFAGESITRLHDFDNLVELFITPLPDSPTICIIILRNLLPRHTSLST is encoded by the exons ATGGCGGATACATCGTCCTCTCACACTACCTCAGACTATTGCAACGAATGTTTTTCCGATATCTCGTCTGAAAACTCGTGGTTGGAATGCGCCGTTGTTGGCCAAAAGCCTTGCTCGCTTCATCGACGAAGCAAGAAGAATATATTGCAGAAACTGTTCAATCGAGAG ATTAGGGGATGTTTGTCTGCCCACAGTTATGCCTctgaggaaaaattatttatgtcCATACCGTCATGGAGACATTTGTCATTGACACATGTTTTTCCAAAATCAGCCCTAGCTGCCGG GCATATCGTTATGGGACTGACGCAGTGTGGGCAATTCATATtgacatatacatacaatattgAAGTTGTTGGATATGGTTCGTCATATAAGTATTTGCTACACTGGTGGTCGTTCATCCCGAATCATTTTGCTAGAAAAGTAGCTGAAGTAACACTTTTTGGGAACTATACTATACACAGGGACCTTAATATCGTAATATCCCAATGGCCTACAGAAAGGAATAAGCTGGTTGTACATGGTGTATG CATTGATTCAATGCGCCTGCAGCCAACAGATAGAGCTTATCTTACTATAACGACGGTACCTTCCCTTCAAAATTGCAAGGATTGTTTAAAAGTAGCGGCATCTTATGAAGAAGAAG ATTTGGGCAGTAACTGGGACGGATGCATGCGATGCAGTTGTTTGTTGCATGGCCTTACAGTTCACACAACTTACGAGGTCATTTCGCCATATCCAAGATTTCGAGCTGCAGTGTGTTTGAAATACTGGAATCACGTTGTTGTTAATACGGGAAACTTTTTACATGtgctcagagtagatttgtATACTGCTAAATCTAAATTTCAGAAGAACAGTGAAAGAAATGACTCAGTAGTCGTGGATACGGTTCCATTAGACGCTAGTGACGTTGAAGAATTAGATGAATCTAAAACTGAGTGTTCGGATAGTTCCGAAGAGAAAATTGGTATGTTAGATAATATAACTGTTgaccaattttcaaaatgtgaaTCCACAATAGGTTCTCCTTTCACAGACGATATAAATAGATATGAAGAACAATACTGTAGTGAAATACGTGTCAATACCTCAAGCAGTAATCAAAGTGACTGTATCTGTGATATCATCAGGCCTAGTGTTAATATAAGTGGAAAAGGATGCGAGTGCTTAAATGGAAACGAGTGCAAGTGTGAAAGTAACAGTTCTACCTCCAGATCAGAGTTGGCAATATCTGTTAGAGACAAAATATTACAGGATTTTTGCGAGGATATGTCTCAAGAGTTGAATATTGGAAGTGATTTGATTACTCTGGTTAAACATCCTTCATGCTCTCCAATGTCGCCACCTCAGCGACTTCCCTCCGATCATCGACATTTGACCTGGTCGTCCGCGATGCTCAATCCACCGTCGGATATTCTAAGGACACGCAATTCGGATTCTAGTCATAAACTGCCTCGTACTCAACGCCCCAGCTCTCCGCAGCCTAGCGTCTCTCAGGATAGCTCAAGCGTCAGTATAACTTCGTTGAACTCTCCTCTTCACACGCTTTCTATAAGCCCAACATCATCGTGTTCGTCACGTTTAATGTCTTCTCCGACGACACGATGGTTCCGCCATTTAAGCCCCCGAAAAAGGACAAATCTGCAATCCCCACCACCAATTCTACCTCCCACACCACCTAGACCACGACCGACGCATAAACTTACTCTGGAAGCTGAAAAAGCTTATGAATTTACAGACGAAGCACATGAAACATGTGAAAAATTGAGCTCATTTAGAAAGCGTCGTCTGGCTGACAAAAAGTATGAGTTCTGTGACGAGGCTGAAGATGCAGAAAATATTGTTCCTTTCAAACATCTTAGGGACCAATCAAAGCATCGCACATGCTCCATACACCAACTGACATCACCTGTGACCTCTCCTGTATTACCAAATACCAGGCGGCGTAGAATTGATTCTGATCACAGCGATGTTAGTGAATTTAATTCCATTCAGGATATTACTTCACTATCTGATTTCCAGAGTATTGAGACag CTGAAAAATACGTTCTGCGACCATTAAATCAAAATCAACTGTCGTACTCTGCTGCCCATCGAGACAAGACAAATAAGATATGTGCAAATGTATCGCCGTTGGTTCCTAAAGTCACATTTCAGTATCCAACTGTAAAATGTACGGCACACTTCAAACGCAGCTACATAGAACTTGATGATGAAATGGTCTCTGTTATCACAGATGTAGAAG ACGATGAAACTGGAGGGTACGTAAGCTATCAGTGTGTACTTCCAATGAATGTACATGGATCTGGATATACTCAAATGCAGATGATAAACAATAGTAAAGCTGAAAAGATG CCGGTACCACATGTATTGGTAAATCAGTTGAGTTTTGATATTGAAACGTTCTCTCATCACATAGCAGATTGGCTCTGTACGAGATTTGGTAAAAGGTACTGGCACTGTAGCGATTATGacattgaaattattgatGTTTGTGCATTGAGTGGAGACGTGATTTGTCTTcttataatgaaaatcgaagCTAGCGAGCTTAGTAGTCAGTCTCAGTG CTACCAAGAAAGAAAGCAATATGAAGTTGGCTGTAAATTTACATGGAATATTGATTCGAATCAATATCGAATCACGAACGTCCTTCCATTGATAGAGACAAAGTCAAAACTGCACAAACGCTACATCTGGAACCCGACAAAGTTGATGGCTTCACAAATGCGTGAAAAGATGCAACAACCGTATGCTCACACTGTTCGATTTCTTCAGAATGTAATGGCGTTTGCAG gGGAATCCATTACGAGGCTTCATGATTTCGACAACCTTgtagaattatttattacacccTTACCTGACTCTCCAACGAT ATGTATCATCATTCTCAGGAACTTATTGCCTCGGCACACAAGTTTGAGCACATAG
- the LOC124302307 gene encoding uncharacterized protein LOC124302307 isoform X1, producing MADTSSSHTTSDYCNECFSDISSENSWLECAVVGQKPCSLHRRSKKNILQKLFNREIRGCLSAHSYASEEKLFMSIPSWRHLSLTHVFPKSALAAGHIVMGLTQCGQFILTYTYNIEVVGYGSSYKYLLHWWSFIPNHFARKVAEVTLFGNYTIHRDLNIVISQWPTERNKLVVHGVCYFLLSIDSMRLQPTDRAYLTITTVPSLQNCKDCLKVAASYEEEDLGSNWDGCMRCSCLLHGLTVHTTYEVISPYPRFRAAVCLKYWNHVVVNTGNFLHVLRVDLYTAKSKFQKNSERNDSVVVDTVPLDASDVEELDESKTECSDSSEEKIGMLDNITVDQFSKCESTIGSPFTDDINRYEEQYCSEIRVNTSSSNQSDCICDIIRPSVNISGKGCECLNGNECKCESNSSTSRSELAISVRDKILQDFCEDMSQELNIGSDLITLVKHPSCSPMSPPQRLPSDHRHLTWSSAMLNPPSDILRTRNSDSSHKLPRTQRPSSPQPSVSQDSSSVSITSLNSPLHTLSISPTSSCSSRLMSSPTTRWFRHLSPRKRTNLQSPPPILPPTPPRPRPTHKLTLEAEKAYEFTDEAHETCEKLSSFRKRRLADKKYEFCDEAEDAENIVPFKHLRDQSKHRTCSIHQLTSPVTSPVLPNTRRRRIDSDHSDVSEFNSIQDITSLSDFQSIETAEKYVLRPLNQNQLSYSAAHRDKTNKICANVSPLVPKVTFQYPTVKCTAHFKRSYIELDDEMVSVITDVEDDETGGYVSYQCVLPMNVHGSGYTQMQMINNSKAEKMPVPHVLVNQLSFDIETFSHHIADWLCTRFGKRYWHCSDYDIEIIDVCALSGDVICLLIMKIEASELSSQSQCYQERKQYEVGCKFTWNIDSNQYRITNVLPLIETKSKLHKRYIWNPTKLMASQMREKMQQPYAHTVRFLQNVMAFAGESITRLHDFDNLVELFITPLPDSPTICIIILRNLLPRHTSLST from the exons ATGGCGGATACATCGTCCTCTCACACTACCTCAGACTATTGCAACGAATGTTTTTCCGATATCTCGTCTGAAAACTCGTGGTTGGAATGCGCCGTTGTTGGCCAAAAGCCTTGCTCGCTTCATCGACGAAGCAAGAAGAATATATTGCAGAAACTGTTCAATCGAGAG ATTAGGGGATGTTTGTCTGCCCACAGTTATGCCTctgaggaaaaattatttatgtcCATACCGTCATGGAGACATTTGTCATTGACACATGTTTTTCCAAAATCAGCCCTAGCTGCCGG GCATATCGTTATGGGACTGACGCAGTGTGGGCAATTCATATtgacatatacatacaatattgAAGTTGTTGGATATGGTTCGTCATATAAGTATTTGCTACACTGGTGGTCGTTCATCCCGAATCATTTTGCTAGAAAAGTAGCTGAAGTAACACTTTTTGGGAACTATACTATACACAGGGACCTTAATATCGTAATATCCCAATGGCCTACAGAAAGGAATAAGCTGGTTGTACATGGTGTATG TTACTTTCTTCTCAGCATTGATTCAATGCGCCTGCAGCCAACAGATAGAGCTTATCTTACTATAACGACGGTACCTTCCCTTCAAAATTGCAAGGATTGTTTAAAAGTAGCGGCATCTTATGAAGAAGAAG ATTTGGGCAGTAACTGGGACGGATGCATGCGATGCAGTTGTTTGTTGCATGGCCTTACAGTTCACACAACTTACGAGGTCATTTCGCCATATCCAAGATTTCGAGCTGCAGTGTGTTTGAAATACTGGAATCACGTTGTTGTTAATACGGGAAACTTTTTACATGtgctcagagtagatttgtATACTGCTAAATCTAAATTTCAGAAGAACAGTGAAAGAAATGACTCAGTAGTCGTGGATACGGTTCCATTAGACGCTAGTGACGTTGAAGAATTAGATGAATCTAAAACTGAGTGTTCGGATAGTTCCGAAGAGAAAATTGGTATGTTAGATAATATAACTGTTgaccaattttcaaaatgtgaaTCCACAATAGGTTCTCCTTTCACAGACGATATAAATAGATATGAAGAACAATACTGTAGTGAAATACGTGTCAATACCTCAAGCAGTAATCAAAGTGACTGTATCTGTGATATCATCAGGCCTAGTGTTAATATAAGTGGAAAAGGATGCGAGTGCTTAAATGGAAACGAGTGCAAGTGTGAAAGTAACAGTTCTACCTCCAGATCAGAGTTGGCAATATCTGTTAGAGACAAAATATTACAGGATTTTTGCGAGGATATGTCTCAAGAGTTGAATATTGGAAGTGATTTGATTACTCTGGTTAAACATCCTTCATGCTCTCCAATGTCGCCACCTCAGCGACTTCCCTCCGATCATCGACATTTGACCTGGTCGTCCGCGATGCTCAATCCACCGTCGGATATTCTAAGGACACGCAATTCGGATTCTAGTCATAAACTGCCTCGTACTCAACGCCCCAGCTCTCCGCAGCCTAGCGTCTCTCAGGATAGCTCAAGCGTCAGTATAACTTCGTTGAACTCTCCTCTTCACACGCTTTCTATAAGCCCAACATCATCGTGTTCGTCACGTTTAATGTCTTCTCCGACGACACGATGGTTCCGCCATTTAAGCCCCCGAAAAAGGACAAATCTGCAATCCCCACCACCAATTCTACCTCCCACACCACCTAGACCACGACCGACGCATAAACTTACTCTGGAAGCTGAAAAAGCTTATGAATTTACAGACGAAGCACATGAAACATGTGAAAAATTGAGCTCATTTAGAAAGCGTCGTCTGGCTGACAAAAAGTATGAGTTCTGTGACGAGGCTGAAGATGCAGAAAATATTGTTCCTTTCAAACATCTTAGGGACCAATCAAAGCATCGCACATGCTCCATACACCAACTGACATCACCTGTGACCTCTCCTGTATTACCAAATACCAGGCGGCGTAGAATTGATTCTGATCACAGCGATGTTAGTGAATTTAATTCCATTCAGGATATTACTTCACTATCTGATTTCCAGAGTATTGAGACag CTGAAAAATACGTTCTGCGACCATTAAATCAAAATCAACTGTCGTACTCTGCTGCCCATCGAGACAAGACAAATAAGATATGTGCAAATGTATCGCCGTTGGTTCCTAAAGTCACATTTCAGTATCCAACTGTAAAATGTACGGCACACTTCAAACGCAGCTACATAGAACTTGATGATGAAATGGTCTCTGTTATCACAGATGTAGAAG ACGATGAAACTGGAGGGTACGTAAGCTATCAGTGTGTACTTCCAATGAATGTACATGGATCTGGATATACTCAAATGCAGATGATAAACAATAGTAAAGCTGAAAAGATG CCGGTACCACATGTATTGGTAAATCAGTTGAGTTTTGATATTGAAACGTTCTCTCATCACATAGCAGATTGGCTCTGTACGAGATTTGGTAAAAGGTACTGGCACTGTAGCGATTATGacattgaaattattgatGTTTGTGCATTGAGTGGAGACGTGATTTGTCTTcttataatgaaaatcgaagCTAGCGAGCTTAGTAGTCAGTCTCAGTG CTACCAAGAAAGAAAGCAATATGAAGTTGGCTGTAAATTTACATGGAATATTGATTCGAATCAATATCGAATCACGAACGTCCTTCCATTGATAGAGACAAAGTCAAAACTGCACAAACGCTACATCTGGAACCCGACAAAGTTGATGGCTTCACAAATGCGTGAAAAGATGCAACAACCGTATGCTCACACTGTTCGATTTCTTCAGAATGTAATGGCGTTTGCAG gGGAATCCATTACGAGGCTTCATGATTTCGACAACCTTgtagaattatttattacacccTTACCTGACTCTCCAACGAT ATGTATCATCATTCTCAGGAACTTATTGCCTCGGCACACAAGTTTGAGCACATAG